The genomic segment TGTGTTTTGCAAGTGAATTAATAATGTTTTGCCACTTAAATTTGAAACAAAATCCATTGTAAATTTTTATTGACTAGATGCTATTTATAGTTGAATTTTTTATTCTGTAACTACTTCCTGTGAAATGAAGGATATGGCAGTGATGGATTATTCTATCTATGATAGCACTAGTTAATTTTTTATCCATAAATATACTTATCCATTTACCAAACTCTAAATTAGTTGTAATTATTAGACTTTTTCTTTCATAAAAATCTGCTATTACTTGAAAGAGAAGCTCAGCACCACGCAATGAAATGGGAATATACCCCCATTCATCGCATATCAGCAGGTCATATTTATTTAAACTGGTAGTGAAACGGCGTAATTCACCCCTTTCACTTGCTTCTATCAGCTCATTCACTAAATGAGCTACCTTAAAAAATCTAACTTTCTTTCCTCTATTGCAGGCTTCTATCCCTAAAGCAATGGCAAGATGTGTTTTGCCTGTTCCTACGGGCCCGTAAAAAACTAAATTTTCTGTCTTATCTATATACTCACCCTCTCTTAAACC from the Fusobacterium sp. SYSU M8D902 genome contains:
- the istB gene encoding IS21-like element helper ATPase IstB; its protein translation is MRDILTEYAKKLKLGRDFLDEFEDIPFTTKEEYLANVLKCAYEHQQINRKTRLLKQARFEIYKSLEGYDFSNIDIPETINIEGLREGEYIDKTENLVFYGPVGTGKTHLAIALGIEACNRGKKVRFFKVAHLVNELIEASERGELRRFTTSLNKYDLLICDEWGYIPISLRGAELLFQVIADFYERKSLIITTNLEFGKWISIFMDKKLTSAIIDRIIHHCHILHFTGSSYRIKNSTINSI